CACGAGATCGCGCACGACCTCGGTCGATTCGCCGCGAGCCGGGTCCTGGTGGTGACGGACCCGGGGGTCGCGGCCACGGGCGCGCCCCAGGAGCTCGCCGACCGCATCGAGGCGACAGGCGTCGAGGCCATCGTGTTCGACGGCACTCGCATCGAGCCGACGGACGCCAGCCTCAACACGGCCATCGACTTCGCCCGCTCCCACGGCCCGTTCGACGTCGTGATCGCGTTCGGCGGAGGCAGCAGCATCGACACCGCCAAGGCGGTCAACCTGCTGCTGACCAACGAGGGCGAGCTGATGGACTACGTCAACGTCCCGGTCGGCCGTGGGCAGGCGCCGGCCAAGCCGTTGCTGCCGCTCATCGCCGTCCCCACCACGACGGGCACGGGCAGCGAGAGCACGACCATCTGCGTGCTGGACGTCGTGGCGCAGCACGTGAAGACCGGCATCTCGCACGCCGCGCTGCGTCCGACGTACGCGGTGGTCGACCCCGAGCTCACGATCACGCAGCCGGCGGGGGTCACGGCCGCATCGGGGCTGGACATCCTGTGCCACGCGCTCGAGAGCTACACGGCGCGCCCCTTCACCTCGTACGAGGCCAAGGCCCCGCAGGAGCGGGTGCCGTACTGCGGCTCCAACCCCATCGCCGACCTGTGGGCCGAGAAGGCGTTGACCCTCATGAGCACGGCGTTCCGCGAGGCGGTCCGTCACGGGGACGACGTGGCCGCGCGGGAGCAGATGGCGATGGCGGCGACCTTCGCCGGTCTGGGGTTCGGCAACGCCGGAGTGCACATCCCGCACGCCAACGCCTACCCGATCGCCGGCCAGGTGGGCGACTTCCACCCGGACGACTACCCGAAGCCCGACGGCACCACGGGCCACGGCCTGGTGCCCCACGGCATGGCCGTCTCGATGACCGCGCCGGCGGCGTTCCGCTTCACGTTCGAGGCGGCGCCGGACCGGCACGTGCGTGCGGCCCGGCTGCTGGACCCGGACGCCGTCATGACCGACGATCCGGCCGAGCTGCTGCCGACGGTGCTCACGGCGGTGATGCGCGACGTGGGCGTCCCGTCCGGGCTCGCCGAGCTCGGGTTCGGCGAGTCCGACCTGCCGTCGCTGGCCGAGGGCACTCTGAAGCAGCAGCGCCTGCTGGCGACCGCTCCCCGCGAGGTGACGGAGGACGACGTCGTCACGATCCTGTCCGGCTCGGTCGAGCTGTGGTGACGGCGCGCGCGTGACGGCACGTCCCACCGCGGCCGACCGGGTGTTCGCGCTGCTGCGCGAGCGCATCGTCGGCGGCGACCTGGCCGCGGGCTCGCAGCACTCGATCTACCGGCTGTCCGAACAGCTGGACGTGTCGCGCACGCCGGTGCGTGAGGCGGTGCTGCGTCTGGCGGACCTGGGCCTCGTGGAGGTCGAGCGCAACCGGGGCATCCGCATCCGCGGCGTGACGGTTGCCGACGTCCGTGAGGTCTTCGAGCTGCGGCTCCTGCTGGAGGTGCCGGCCGCCGCGGCCGCCGCCCGTCGCGCGGACGCGATCCTGCGCTCCGCGCTGGTCACGAACATCGAGGTCACGCGTGAGCACGCGCGGGCCGGCCGCGAGGCCGACTTCACTCGGGTCGACCGGGACTTCCACGCCTTGATCGCCTCCGCGTCGCAGAACACCCGGCTCGAGGCCGAAGTGGCGCGGCTGCGCGACTCGATCCAGGCACGCGGGGTCTCGACGTTCGGTCGCTCGCGCCCCCTGGCCGAGGTCGTCGCCGAGCACGCGCCCGTGGCCGATGCCATCGGGCGGGGCGAGCCCGAGCAGGCCGCCGGTGCGATGGCCGATCACCTCGAGCACACCGGCACCCTGCTGATGGGACAGGTGGCGGCTCGCGACGAGGTCGTCGATCGCCGGTGGGCCGCGCCGGTGCGTGCAGCGGTCGCGGCAGCAGGCAGTAGCATGCTACTGACGGACGACTCTGACGAAGGACCGCGATGACCACGCCCGGCCTGGACGACCGCCTCGACACCACCGGTGACGTCGTGGCGGCACTCGAGCGAGCCGGCGTGCGCGACGTCGACTCCTCCTCGCTGGCGCGGGCGCTCTACAGCTCGGACGCCTCGCTCTACCGCGTCGAGCCGACCGTCGTGGTGCGACCGCACGACCTCGACGAGGTCCACGCCGTGGTCGAGGCGTGCCGGACGACGGGAACGCCGCTGACGTCGCGCGGCGCCGGAACCTCGATCGCCGGAAACGCGGTCGGTACAGGTGTCGTGCTGGACTTCTCGCGCCACATGAACCGGATCCTCGCGATCGACGAGGCGACCCGCACGGCCGAGGTGCAGCCCGGCGTCGTGCACGCCGCCCTGCAGCGCGTGGCCGCGCCGCTCGGGCTGCGTTACGGACCCGACCCCTCGACCCACACCCGATGCACCGTCGGCGGCATGATCGGCAATAACGCCTGCGGCAACCGGGCTCTCGGGTACGGCCGCAGCGCCGACAACGTGGCCGCGCTCGACCTGCTGACGATGGCGGGGGAGCGGTTCCAGGTCGGCCGGGACGTGGCGGTGACGTCCGACCGTCTCCAGGGACTGCGCTCGCTGGTCGGTGCCAACCTCTCGACCGTGCGCACCGAGTTCGGGCGGTTCGGCCGCCAGGTCTCGGGCTACAGCCTCGAGCACCTGCTGCCCGAGCGGGGCTTCGACGTCGCCTCGTTCATGGCCGGCACCGAGGGGACGCTCGCCGTCACCCTGGGAGCGACCGTCGACCTCGTGCAGGACGCGCCGGTGCGCCACCTCGTGGTGCTGTCCTTCGCGTCCATGGCCGAGGCCGCCGACCACGTCCCCGCGATCCTGCCCTTCGAGCCGATCGCCTGCGAGGGACTGGGCGGGCGCATCGTCGAGGTCTACCGAGCGGCTCACGGCGTCTCCTCGGTCCCCGACCTGCCGAACGGCGACGGGTTCCTCTACGTCGAGCTGGCCGGTGACGACGCCGCCGAGCTGCGCGCACGGGCCGACCGGGTCGTCCGTGCATCGGGCGCCCTGGGGCACCGGCACGTCACGTCGCCGATCGAGCAGTCGGTGCTGTGGCGGATCCGCGAGGAGGGTGCCGGACTCGCCTCGCGTGCGTGGGACCGTCCGGCGCTGGCCGGCTGGGAGGACGCCGCGGTCCCGCCCGAGCACCTCGGTGTCTACCTGCGCGAGTTCGAGGACCTGCTCGCCCAGCACGACCTGCACGGCACCCTCTTCGGTCACTTCGGTGACGGCTGTGTGCACGTGCGCATCGACTTCCCCCTGGACGCGCCGGACGGGCACCGGGGGTTCCGCTCCTTCCTCACCGACGCGGCGACGCTGGCGGCCTCGCACGGCGGATCGTTCTCGGGGGAGCACGGCGACGGTCGGGCCCGCTCCGAGCTGTTGCCGCTGATGTACTCGCCCGAGGCCATCGGCCTGTTCGAGCAGGTCAAGCACGTCTTCGATCCCGAGGACCTGCTGAACCCCGGCGTGCTGGTCCGTCCGCGTCCCCTCGACGCCGACCTGCGCACGCTGGGCGCGGGCTGGCCCGCAGGTCTGCCGGGAACTCGCAAGGGACTGAAGCTGCTGCACGACCACGGCGACTTCGGTGCCGCCGTGCACCGCTGCACGGGTGTCGGCAAGTGTCTGGCCGCGCCCGCCGCGGGGGTCATGTGCCCGTCGTTCCAGGCGACCCGCAACGAGAAGGACTCCACCCGGGGTCGCTCGCGGGTCCTGCAGGAGATGGTCGACGGCCGCCTCGTCGGTCAGGGCTGGTCGAGTCCCGAGGTGCACGAGGCGCTCGACCTGTGCCTGTCGTGCAAGGGCTGCCTGGGCGACTGCCCCACCGGGGTGGACATGGCCAGCTACAAGTCCGAGGTCCTGCACCAGACGTACCGGGGCCGACTGCGTCCGCGCAGCCACTACATCCTTGGTCGCCTGCCGATGTGGGCCCGCCTCGGTGCCCCGCTGGCGCGGCTGTCGAACATGGCCCTGCGCCTGCCCGGGATCGCTCACCTGGCGCGCTGGGTCGCGGGCATCGACCAGCGTCGCAACATCCCGGCGTTCGCGCCGCGGACGTTCTCGCGCGAGATGGCCGACCGCGAGCCGGCCGTCGGCGGTGATCCGGTGCTGGTCTGGGCCGACTCGTTCACCGAGTACTTCTCCACCGAAGCCGGTCGCGCCGCGGTGCGGCTGCTCGAGGCCGCCGGGTACGAGGTGCGATTCCTCGAGCGGCAGCAGTGCTGCGGCCTGACGTGGATCTCGACCGGCCAGCTCGATCACGCCGCGAAGCTGGCCGGTGCGGCGGTCGAGCAGCTGCACCCGTTCGTCGCGCAAGGCATCCCCGTGGTCGGTCTGGAGCCGTCGTGCCTGGCCGTCCTGCGCACCGACGCCGTCGAGCTGGTCGACGACCCCCGGGCCGCCGAGGTCGCCCGCGGGGTCTTCACGCTGGCCGAGCTGCTGCGTGACCGGGAGCAGCTCGAGGTGCCCGACCTCACGGGCCGCACCCTGGTCGTGCAGCCGCACTGCCACCAGTCGTCCGTGATGGGCTTCGACGCCGATCTCCAGCTGCTCGCGCGTACGGGCGCGACGGTCAAGCGGGTGGGCGGTTGCTGCGGACTGGCGGGCAACTTCGGGGTGGAGAAGGGGCACTACGAGGTGTCGGTGGCCGTCTCCGAGCTGCAGCTCATGCCCGCCGTGCGCGAGGCCGGGCCGGACGCGATCGTCGTGGCGGACGGCTTCAGCTGCCGCACGCAGCTCGAGGACCTCGCCGACGTCCGGGCCGTCCACCTGGCTCAGCTCCTGCTGGGGGAGCGCTGACCAGAGGGTGACCGCCGCTCCGGGGTGGACGACCGCGGACCTGGTCACGCACTTGGGCGCCATCCGCCGGTGGGCCGCCGCCATCGTGCTGTCGGGACGGCGGATCGCCGATGAGCCGGCCGTGACGGCGACCGAGCCGCTCGACGAGTGGTACGCCGGGACGGCGACCGCCCTCATCGCCGCGCTCCAGGCCGTCGACCCCGATGAGCCGGTGCCCAACTTCGCGCGCATCGACGAGGTGGCGGCCTTCTGGCCCCGACGACAGCTGCACGAGACCTGCATCCACCGCGTCGACCTGCTGCAGGCGTGCGGGCGACCCGAGCACACGTGGGACGTCGACCCCGAGGTGGCCGCCGACGGCATCGCCGAGGCGATCCGGGTCTTCGGCCGGCGGATGACCGACCGCGGCCGGCGCCCCCACGTGGACGCGCCGATCCGTCTCGTCGCCACGGACCTGGACCGCACCTGGATCGTGGCCCCGGACGAGGACGACCCCCAAGCCGCGCCGCGCCTGGTGCAGCGCGAGATCGACGTCGAGGGGGAGGCCGTGGGCACGGCCACCGACCTCTACCTCGCCGTGTGGGGGAGGGCGCCTGCGTCCACCGTCGCTCCGTCGGGCGCCGCCGAGGCGTGGTTGGCCGGCCCCCGCGTGTGCTGACCGCATCCTGGCGCTGGCCCGCGAGCCGAGGCGATTTGTCCCGACGCGGCGGGCTCAGGTAAGATGGGGAGCCGTGCCCGATGTGAGTCGGCGCGACGTTCGAACGGACAAGGGCCCCTGGCCCGATGATCCGTGACCACGGCGGTCGGATACCGCCGCGGTGGAGATCGAGGAAGACCTGCGAGGCGGCATGCGCGCCCGCGATGTAACGGGAGAATTCTCCCAGGAAGAGGCATAGTGCCCACCATCAACCAGCTTGTCCGCAAGGGCCGCCAGAGCAAGGTCGTCAAGACCAACACGCCGGCCCTCAAGGGTTCGCCCCAGCGGCGCGGCGTGTGCACCCGCGTGTACACCACGACCCCGAAGAAGCCGAACTCCGCGCTGCGCAAGGTCGCCCGCGTCCGGC
Above is a window of Aeromicrobium senzhongii DNA encoding:
- a CDS encoding hydroxyacid-oxoacid transhydrogenase; protein product: MFAPSQPESIFTYGAPALKFGPGARHEIAHDLGRFAASRVLVVTDPGVAATGAPQELADRIEATGVEAIVFDGTRIEPTDASLNTAIDFARSHGPFDVVIAFGGGSSIDTAKAVNLLLTNEGELMDYVNVPVGRGQAPAKPLLPLIAVPTTTGTGSESTTICVLDVVAQHVKTGISHAALRPTYAVVDPELTITQPAGVTAASGLDILCHALESYTARPFTSYEAKAPQERVPYCGSNPIADLWAEKALTLMSTAFREAVRHGDDVAAREQMAMAATFAGLGFGNAGVHIPHANAYPIAGQVGDFHPDDYPKPDGTTGHGLVPHGMAVSMTAPAAFRFTFEAAPDRHVRAARLLDPDAVMTDDPAELLPTVLTAVMRDVGVPSGLAELGFGESDLPSLAEGTLKQQRLLATAPREVTEDDVVTILSGSVELW
- a CDS encoding GntR family transcriptional regulator, which codes for MTARPTAADRVFALLRERIVGGDLAAGSQHSIYRLSEQLDVSRTPVREAVLRLADLGLVEVERNRGIRIRGVTVADVREVFELRLLLEVPAAAAAARRADAILRSALVTNIEVTREHARAGREADFTRVDRDFHALIASASQNTRLEAEVARLRDSIQARGVSTFGRSRPLAEVVAEHAPVADAIGRGEPEQAAGAMADHLEHTGTLLMGQVAARDEVVDRRWAAPVRAAVAAAGSSMLLTDDSDEGPR
- a CDS encoding FAD-binding and (Fe-S)-binding domain-containing protein → MTTPGLDDRLDTTGDVVAALERAGVRDVDSSSLARALYSSDASLYRVEPTVVVRPHDLDEVHAVVEACRTTGTPLTSRGAGTSIAGNAVGTGVVLDFSRHMNRILAIDEATRTAEVQPGVVHAALQRVAAPLGLRYGPDPSTHTRCTVGGMIGNNACGNRALGYGRSADNVAALDLLTMAGERFQVGRDVAVTSDRLQGLRSLVGANLSTVRTEFGRFGRQVSGYSLEHLLPERGFDVASFMAGTEGTLAVTLGATVDLVQDAPVRHLVVLSFASMAEAADHVPAILPFEPIACEGLGGRIVEVYRAAHGVSSVPDLPNGDGFLYVELAGDDAAELRARADRVVRASGALGHRHVTSPIEQSVLWRIREEGAGLASRAWDRPALAGWEDAAVPPEHLGVYLREFEDLLAQHDLHGTLFGHFGDGCVHVRIDFPLDAPDGHRGFRSFLTDAATLAASHGGSFSGEHGDGRARSELLPLMYSPEAIGLFEQVKHVFDPEDLLNPGVLVRPRPLDADLRTLGAGWPAGLPGTRKGLKLLHDHGDFGAAVHRCTGVGKCLAAPAAGVMCPSFQATRNEKDSTRGRSRVLQEMVDGRLVGQGWSSPEVHEALDLCLSCKGCLGDCPTGVDMASYKSEVLHQTYRGRLRPRSHYILGRLPMWARLGAPLARLSNMALRLPGIAHLARWVAGIDQRRNIPAFAPRTFSREMADREPAVGGDPVLVWADSFTEYFSTEAGRAAVRLLEAAGYEVRFLERQQCCGLTWISTGQLDHAAKLAGAAVEQLHPFVAQGIPVVGLEPSCLAVLRTDAVELVDDPRAAEVARGVFTLAELLRDREQLEVPDLTGRTLVVQPHCHQSSVMGFDADLQLLARTGATVKRVGGCCGLAGNFGVEKGHYEVSVAVSELQLMPAVREAGPDAIVVADGFSCRTQLEDLADVRAVHLAQLLLGER
- a CDS encoding maleylpyruvate isomerase family mycothiol-dependent enzyme is translated as MTAAPGWTTADLVTHLGAIRRWAAAIVLSGRRIADEPAVTATEPLDEWYAGTATALIAALQAVDPDEPVPNFARIDEVAAFWPRRQLHETCIHRVDLLQACGRPEHTWDVDPEVAADGIAEAIRVFGRRMTDRGRRPHVDAPIRLVATDLDRTWIVAPDEDDPQAAPRLVQREIDVEGEAVGTATDLYLAVWGRAPASTVAPSGAAEAWLAGPRVC